Proteins found in one Kluyveromyces marxianus DMKU3-1042 DNA, complete genome, chromosome 2 genomic segment:
- the MRPS12 gene encoding mitochondrial 37S ribosomal protein uS12m: MFRRVFGLGGGLSRVSHSFSSTVSTVPRMMQQRSFAQTSPIQATLNQIKRGVKPPSRKKVTESPHLDNCPVRKGVVLRVMVLKPKKPNSAQRKACRVRLTNGNVISAYIPGEGHNAQEHSIVFVRGGRCQDLPGVKYHVVRGAGDLAGVVNRITSRSKYGVKKPTKE, from the coding sequence ATGTTCAGAAGAGTATTTGGACTAGGCGGTGGCCTGTCAAGAGTATCACACTCGTTTTCAAGCACTGTTAGCACGGTGCCAAGGATGATGCAACAGCGTTCGTTTGCGCAAACGTCGCCAATACAAGCGACTTTGAACCAGATAAAAAGAGGGGTGAAGCCTCCAAGCCGTAAGAAGGTGACTGAATCGCCGCATTTGGACAATTGTCCAGTGCGTAAGGGGGTTGTTCTCAGAGTGATGGTTttgaaaccaaagaagCCTAATTCTGCGCAAAGAAAGGCATGTAGAGTGAGACTCACGAATGGTAATGTTATATCCGCGTACATTCCGGGAGAGGGACACAATGCGCAAGAGCACAGTATTGTGTTTGTTCGCGGGGGTCGTTGTCAGGATTTGCCTGGTGTGAAGTACCATGTTGTGCGTGGTGCTGGTGATTTGGCTGGTGTTGTGAACAGAATAACATCCAGATCCAAGTACGGTGTTAAGAAGCCTACTAAGGAGTAG
- the PTC6 gene encoding type 2C protein phosphatase PTC6 has product MGKTQSFIHLKPATISSGMATGRKALAANLNGSKSTAAGGSATGASRVAMTSHMLRVHLNKFPSLIGHATSRINRLYNEDTYSINILKLPSASAELSLLNSKRSIANKMKLWEELPLHRNLLNISIFDGHGGDRVSKMLASELHEHLVKMVPLKQEFESVLKQYKTLVGGKYWTNIYKNRKQYYDKYIKHCNTKVEQVLLTDGVPPPSGSRMIFDKWGNIIDKTSLLNEHERLRLYSTYLKYDLNEICGFASDLEQEAAMKEYYGGSTASSIFLTAYDEQESSDESFFVAPQGLLKLAVTQIGDTKIILCDKNGIAHSLSKVHHPSSSRESRRLGGHFQSDSFGDTRFLNNFANTRSFGDRIGKRDGLTCEPDIYSYLIGPTRMLPHAEKSKLQFGGDECFICLVSDGVTTLMSDQEICDLVTSTVNNRGLKTASPQYCAQEVLQYIMAIGSKDADNATCIVLRLPNWGNWPVIDRTGAIREEKLLSGVSGGDRSTA; this is encoded by the coding sequence ATGGGCAAAACTCAGTCGTTTATTCATCTTAAGCCGGCTACTATAAGTTCCGGCATGGCCACAGGCCGGAAGGCGCTTGCTGCGAATTTGAATGGATCCAAGAGCACAGCAGCCGGTGGGTCGGCTACAGGAGCGTCAAGAGTCGCTATGACATCGCATATGCTAAGAGTGCACTTAAATAAGTTTCCTAGTTTAATTGGGCACGCCACATCTAGGATTAATAGATTGTACAACGAGGATACATACTCGATCAACATTCTGAAGCTACCATCTGCCAGTGCGGAACTGTCGCTGTTGAATTCCAAGAGATCAATTGCCAATAAGATGAAGCTTTGGGAAGAGCTTCCGCTTCACCGTAACCTACTGaatatatctatatttGATGGACATGGTGGAGATCGGGTTTCGAAAATGCTAGCGTCTGAGTTGCATGAACATCTGGTCAAAATGGTGCCCCTGAAGCAAGAGTTTGAGTCTGTTCTCAAGCAATACAAAACCCTAGTGGGAGGTAAGTATTGGACCAATATCTACAAGAACCGGAAACAGTACTATGACAAGTACATCAAGCATTGCAATACCAAAGTTGAGCAAGTGTTACTTACCGATGGGGTACCGCCCCCATCGGGATCTAGGATGATTTTTGATAAGTGGGGGAACATTATAGACAAGACGAGCTTGCTAAATGAACACGAACGTTTAAGGTTGTATAGCACTTATTTGAAGTACGATCTCAACGAAATTTGCGGGTTTGCCTCAGACTTGGAACAGGAAGCGGCCATGAAAGAATACTATGGAGGTTCCACGGCATCAAGCATCTTTTTAACAGCATACGATGAACAAGAATCCAGCGATGAATCATTTTTCGTTGCTCCTCAAGGTTTGTTGAAACTTGCAGTAACACAAATCGGAGATACCAAGATTATTCTATGCGATAAAAACGGAATCGCTCACTCCTTATCAAAGGTCCACCACCCCTCGTCGAGCAGAGAATCAAGAAGACTCGGTGGTCACTTCCAATCAGATTCTTTCGGAGACACAAGATTCTTAAATAATTTCGCAAACACTAGGTCCTTTGGAGATCGCATAGGTAAAAGGGATGGGCTCACATGTGAACCTGACATTTATTCTTATCTCATAGGACCAACAAGAATGCTACCGCACGcagaaaaatcaaaattaCAATTTGGCGGTGACGAATGCTTTATTTGTTTGGTCTCAGACGGTGTGACAACTTTGATGAGTGACCAGGAAATATGTGATCTCGTTACCTCAACTGTAAATAACAGAGGTCTAAAAACTGCCTCACCACAGTATTGTGCACAGGAAGTTCTTCAGTATATTATGGCTATAGGTTCTAAGGATGCAGATAACGCAACCTGTATTGTCCTTCGTCTACCAAACTGGGGTAATTGGCCTGTCATTGATCGTACTGGTGCaatcagagaagaaaaactacTAAGCGGGGTATCCGGAGGTGACAGATCTACCGCTTGA
- the RSM19 gene encoding mitochondrial 37S ribosomal protein uS19m yields the protein MIPTLRLLSRSVWKGPNIVPLPIKEALEKGTPIRTNARSATILPQFVGLKFQVHNGKEYVAFEVTEDMVGSKLGEFVPTRKRFSYTQTKNK from the coding sequence ATGATTCCAACACTGAGATTACTATCACGTTCTGTATGGAAAGGACCAAATATCGTTCCTTTGCCAATTAAAGAAGCTTTGGAAAAAGGCACGCCGATTAGAACGAACGCTAGGTCTGCAACCATACTCCCTCAGTTCGTGGGGCTGAAATTTCAAGTACACAATGGGAAGGAATATGTAGCATTTGAAGTTACAGAAGATATGGTTGGTAGTAAGTTAGGTGAGTTTGTACCAACCAGAAAGAGATTCAGTTACACTCAAACCAAGAATAAATGA
- the DBP6 gene encoding putative ATP-dependent RNA helicase DBP6 — translation MFASRFDPTKVVVNTTATEDVSAKEVVLPLKRKREVVREDSKDGDESESDSESESEITSESEDSEDNESSSESEADSEADSDNDSAQVSENPEIDTDKKHSSILNRFQQTLSLQSSLKTSEKVDSEAENEDEDVSMQDVHSLTPIPQPAKVRDNTLKLLDSSMYKSTAWDSATKINYDNSMIKPFESYKDELDSRLLKNIINNFSENTFPIQTVLFDTILPILNSSFQINKTRFTRQVGDILVNASTGSGKTLAYSVPLVQILRNRTVNTVRAVILLPTKILIHQVYECISKLSQGTSLIVSMSKLENSLKEEHSKFLQNCPDILIITPGRLVDHLQMKSFDLKNLKFLVLDEADRLLNQSFQNWNKVLFQHLSAVKQDKRPGNIIKMIFSATLTTNAEKLYNLHLHNPKIFLTDSVKLYTMPKTLQELNLRIPTAKSLFKPLVLLRVINELKNLDTIKSNSKILVFVKSNESSIRLTSLLQVMLEAGLAGSDNISLASINSNNSKGTNKKLIQEFASSTQSKSVLISTDVMARGIDINEITHVINYDVPISSQQYVHRCGRTARATTEGIAINLLVGKGEYKFWSDHIDCDLSRDVDGYQPAPYKNDEETLQLLNLDEQQEANYKQCIKSLQLKNNDQSDSK, via the coding sequence ATGTTTGCAAGTCGTTTTGATCCTACCAAAGTTGTGGTAAATACCACAGCTACGGAGGATGTTTCTGCTAAAGAAGTGGTACTACCATTAAAGCGTAAGAGAGAGGTTGTCAGGGAAGATAGCAAAGATGGGGATGAGAGCGAGAGTGACAGTGAGAGCGAGAGCGAGATTACGAGTGAGAGTGAAGATTCCGAAGATAATGAATCTTCTAGTGAATCGGAAGCTGATTCTGAAGCTGATTCTGACAACGATTCTGCTCAAGTCTCTGAAAATCCAGAAATTGATACGGACAAAAAGCACAGTTCTATTCTAAACAGGTTCCAGCAAACTCTATCTCTTCAAAGTTCATTGAAAACGTCTGAAAAGGTTGATTCTGAAGCTGagaatgaagatgaagatgttTCTATGCAAGATGTTCATAGTTTGACACCAATTCCTCAACCTGCAAAAGTTAGAGATAACactttgaaacttttaGATTCATCTATGTATAAGTCGACTGCATGGGATTCGGCAACTAAGATTAACTACGACAATAGCATGATCAAACCATTCGAAAGTTACAAAGATGAATTGGATTCCCgtcttttgaagaatatcatcaacaacttttctgAAAATACTTTTCCAATCCAGACTGTTTTATTTGATACCATTCTACCAATACTAAATTCATCatttcaaatcaataaAACTCGTTTTACTAGACAAGTTGGTGATATCTTAGTCAATGCTTCTACTGGTTCAGGTAAAACTTTAGCATATTCTGTCCCATTAGTTCAAATTTTAAGAAATAGAACTGTCAACACAGTTAGAGCTGTTATTTTATTGCCAACGAAAATTCTTATACACCAGGTTTATGAATGTATCTCAAAATTAAGCCAAGGAACTAGTCTTATTGTTTCAATGTCTAAACTTGAGAACTctttaaaagaagaacattCTAAGTTCTTACAAAACTGCCCAGATATACTAATCATAACACCAGGTAGATTGGTTGATCATCTACAAATGAAGTCTTTCGATCTAAAAAACCTCAAATTTTTGGTTCTTGATGAAGCAGATAGATTGTTGAATCAGTCTTTCCAAAACTGGAATAAGGTGCTCTTCCAACATTTGAGTGCGGTTAAGCAGGATAAACGCCCAGGAAATATTATCAAGATGATCTTTTCTGCAACCCTAACTACTAACGCAGAAAAGTTATACAACCTTCATCTTCACAATCCTAAGATTTTCCTAACGGATTCCGTTAAACTATACACAATGCCAAAGACATTACAAGAACTCAACCTTAGAATACCCACGGCCAAGAGTTTGTTCAAACCTCTTGTGTTGTTGAGAGTTATTAACGAACTCAAAAATTTGGACACCATCAAatcaaattccaaaatcttGGTTTTCGTTAAGAGTAACGAATCATCCATCAGATTAACTAGCTTGCTTCAAGTCATGCTAGAAGCGGGATTGGCGGGCAGTGATAACATATCTCTCGCTTCCATTAACTCCAATAACTCAAAAGGTACTAATAAAAAGTTAATTCAAGAGTTTGCTTCTTCCACGCAATCTAAATCAGTATTGATATCTACGGATGTGATGGCTAGAGGTATTGATATTAATGAAATTACACATGTCATTAATTATGACGTACCGATCTCTTCCCAACAATATGTCCATAGATGTGGTAGAACTGCAAGAGCTACAACCGAAGGTATTGCTATCAACTTGTTGGTGGGTAAGGGTGAGTATAAATTCTGGTCCGATCATATTGACTGCGATCTAAGTCGTGATGTGGATGGATACCAACCTGCTCCATACAAGAATGATGAGGAAACGTTACAGTTACTAAATTTGGatgaacaacaagaagctAATTACAAGCAATGCATCAAGTCTCTACAACTCAAGAACAACGATCAGTCCGACAGTAAATAA
- the SRB8 gene encoding Srb8p has protein sequence MPPSKYLLTPPDDLHPLTDSEQPIYPDFDPWVHTREEDKVLNEFVAKGYYTASKVNFETISARSALQGSLPKISSLLGEELSKIIQIREEEINKIGTFDSDESARFTKWAGQDYHLPNRVTLTDQKRNLWLQELSSSSSSLQSLTKSVPHGFRKRYILEQCYIQFVPIYRFIWLIKSCYAIEWKGMVSKAKGEISSDELLRTLYKDWTDSMVVVLEKLVFEVTKYYNDPSQLKLWKLRIAHYLKMLGSCYERELLNKNAMHQWIVDFVSKVESFEFYPMALHILSIFWNGILGTTEEDAETESSFLVIKLSEILLRKYHIVSESKCMINDSKYIINDIQRNSRLKESVLQRLKQFIAHIFHTQSLEAFIMPKQNWNIYKNYLYHILLQNVPERDAQKLKKKLKLISYRNESLRLGSLDMEPSRESSPYNSELALEDVFSGSILNLKNVNPELLSMLDSGLSGSEWGVFVDQKITRMEQVIEIILWSINPSKKHRYDSCHLVAKILVLKMNSQESFQEYGIEDVIWSLIFHFSKLSKLELRKTVWLPKLHQLLNVFIGYGIIKVPTYIRRLISSGVLYLPESENKNFHCKLLINLKISPVMKSQYNMVLKNVSEYAPHFYQQYNFDELVSVFESLKVKLLNGDFEGLEKYPGSIRIMCSEWYLSQICFNQGEMQKIDKKKIIDTFNLFCNTLGELHHFFGWAEYIVYHQLIDDLEILEVFTDILLYLDKAFLLLINDPILFMKTLLHSYTRDLKNKDKAAFELLSYKNFWKFFVKNCSNIIEMDSALQSLIAEVFEIERTKKEKFMKTPSESLAVFLELTGNKHTKLEDQNFPSVIQQNIKKLLHNPEDESTSRKILLLCKASNSTEYNKFLSIFVKRGDFTADELVKLISLRLLSFEVIQKTSHDDILCELVSENNFTYGLNFENEKNAFIRRNFKYVCLQLFPNPQYRQTLVKLLVEYGPNSSFTEKSASVVSHILMEENNMSIIREILLYGMNIQNDPTDNVMDLYQYLNFTNTWLFQILTEFNVNHSESESLSSFFSNIVKTIGCNSLLPKIFSNISDSSSVFTMLTVIEGQFLSKVLDTDKSSMTFLQIMMDTEIVLSRQHINVMTLEMDSSVLELFKERISQFAKMSSDELKQYDENLNELLKMVITHEKFILRHCFESVKLRDTSMIENFYILFQKTSKDLKLKLLLYDLLTSLKSYILDGMKEQSSANIKMPAVLTNLPKFAISSFLGSENSDEDFVERDQPELIHLGLYDAENKKASNKKYFVFNKKTSQFDSAFRIEPFQYLVNYQEPLEGCLNNTSLSLGLFDARLEKTNPS, from the coding sequence atgCCTCCGTCTAAGTATTTGTTAACTCCGCCGGATGATTTGCATCCATTAACAGATTCTGAACAGCCAATCTACCCAGATTTTGATCCATGGGTACATACTCGGGAGGAGGATAAAGTGCTCAATGAATTTGTGGCAAAGGGTTACTATACTGCTTCAAAGGTCAACTTTGAAACAATATCTGCGCGATCTGCGTTGCAAGGGTCTCTTCCTAAAATATCGTCACTACTAGGAGAAGAACTCTCGAAAATAATCCAGatcagagaagaagaaatcaataaGATAGGGACTTTCGACTCAGATGAAAGTGCGCGTTTTACGAAATGGGCTGGACAGGATTATCATTTGCCCAATAGGGTTACGCTCACCGATCAAAAGAGGAACCTATGGCTTCAAGAGTTGAGCTCTTCAAGCTCTTCGTTACAGAGTCTTACCAAATCTGTGCCTCATGGATTTAGGAAAAGATACATATTAGAGCAATGTTATATTCAGTTTGTTCCAATATATCGATTTATATGGCTGATAAAGAGTTGTTATGCCATTGAATGGAAGGGAATGGTTTCAAAGGCAAAAGGTGAAATTAGTTCTGACGAATTGCTAAGGACGTTGTATAAAGATTGGACTGATAGCATGGTAGTCGTTTTAGAGAAGCTTGTTTTCGAAGTCACTAAATATTACAATGACCCCTCTCAATTAAAGCTGTGGAAGTTAAGAATTGCTCATTATTTAAAGATGCTTGGCAGTTGTTACGAAAGAGAGttattgaacaaaaatgCCATGCACCAATGGATAGTTGATTTCGTGAGTAAAGTGGAGAGCTTTGAATTTTATCCAATGGCTTTACACATCCTTTCGATCTTTTGGAATGGAATACTTGGTacaacagaagaagacgcGGAAACAGAGTCGTCTTTCTTGGTGATAAAATTATCAGAAATTCTTTTAAGGAAATATCACATTGTGTCTGAATCAAAGTGCATGATAAATGACTCGAAGTATATTATCAACGATATCCAAAGGAATTCAAGGCTGAAGGAGTCTGTATTACAAAGGTTGAAACAATTCATTGCTCACATTTTCCACACCCAATCTTTGGAGGCTTTCATTATGCCAAAGCAAAATTGGAATATCTATAAGAACTACTTATACCATATCCTACTACAAAATGTACCTGAAAGAGACGCacagaaattgaaaaagaagttaaaacTAATTTCATACAGAAACGAATCTTTACGACTGGGGTCCCTCGATATGGAACCTTCCAGAGAATCTTCTCCTTATAACTCGGAACTTGCGTTGGAAGATGTCTTCTCTGGCAGTATACtcaatttgaaaaatgtaaaTCCTGAGCTTCTTTCTATGCTGGATAGTGGATTGTCTGGGTCTGAATGGGGAGTATTCGTTGATCAAAAAATAACTCGAATGGAGCAGGTTATAGAGATTATATTATGGTCTATCAATCCATCTAAAAAACATCGCTATGATAGTTGTCACTTAGTTGCAAAGATTTTAGttttgaaaatgaattCTCAGGAATCCTTTCAAGAGTATGGTATTGAAGACGTAATATGGAGCCttattttccatttttctAAGTTATCAAAATTGGAATTGCGGAAAACAGTTTGGCTTCCAAAATTGCATCAACTTCTCAATGTGTTTATCGGCTATGGTATAATAAAAGTTCCAACGTATATTAGAAGATTGATTAGTTCGGGTGTCTTGTATCTTCCTGAGTCCGAAAATAAAAACTTCCATTGTAAATTGTTGATTAATTTAAAGATATCGCCAGTCATGAAGTCTCAGTATAACATGGTTTTAAAAAATGTTTCAGAGTATGCACCTCATTTTTATCAACAGTACAATTTCGACGAATTAGTCTCtgtttttgaaagtttAAAGGTTAAATTACTCAATGGAGATTTTGAAGGCCTTGAAAAGTATCCTGGAAGCATACGAATTATGTGTTCGGAATGGTATTTATCACAAATCTGCTTTAACCAGGGAGAAATGCAAAAAATTgataagaaaaagattattGATACATTCAATCTCTTCTGCAATACATTGGGTGAGCTCCATCATTTCTTTGGATGGGCTGAATATATTGTGTATCATCAGCTCATAGATGATCTTGAAATACTTGAGGTGTTTACggatattttattgtatttgGACAAAGCATTTTTACTTTTGATAAACGATCCAATTCTTTTCATGAAGACTCTTTTACACAGCTATACAAGGGATctcaaaaacaaagataAAGCTGCATTTGAGCTGCTCAGCTACAAAAATTTCTGGAAATTTTTTGTGAAGAATTGCTCCAATATTATTGAAATGGATTCAGCTCTTCAATCTTTAATTGCTGAGGTCTTTGAAATAGAGAGGactaaaaaagaaaaattcatGAAAACACCAAGTGAATCTCTTGCAGTATTTTTAGAATTGACAGGAAACAAGCATACCAAACTCGAAGACCAAAACTTTCCAAGTGttattcaacaaaatatcaagaagttgttgCACAATCCTGAGGATGAATCAACCAGTAGAAAAATCCTTTTATTATGCAAAGCTTCCAACTCTACTGAATATAACAAGTTCTTATCGATTTTTGTTAAACGTGGAGATTTTACAGCAGATGAATTAGTCAAGCTAATCTCTCTCAGACTCCTAAGTTTTGAAGTAATACAAAAGACTTCTCACGATGACATATTATGCGAACTAGTGTCTGAAAACAACTTCACATATGGAttaaattttgaaaatgagaagAATGCGTTCATCAGAAGAAACTTCAAATATGTATGTCTTCAACTTTTCCCAAATCCTCAATACAGACAAACGTTAGTAAAGTTGTTAGTTGAATATGGCCCAAATTCAAGTTTCACAGAAAAATCTGCATCGGTAGTTAGCCATATTCTCATGGAAGAGAACAATATGTCTATCATAAGAGAAATATTACTTTATGGGatgaatattcaaaatgatCCAACGGACAATGTTATGGACCTTTATCAATATCTAAACTTCACAAACACTTGGCTATTCCAAATATTAACGGAGTTCAATGTCAATCATTCGGAATCTGAAAGCTTGTCCTCATTTTTCTCAAATATTGTTAAAACAATTGGTTGTAATTCTTTATTGCCAAAGATATTCAGTAATATCTCAGATAGTTCATCGGTCTTTACTATGTTGACAGTTATCGAAGGACAATTCCTATCAAAGGTATTGGATACCGATAAATCTTCTATGACATTTTTACAAATCATGATGGACACAGAAATTGTCCTTAGTAGGCAACATATTAACGTTATGACCTTAGAGATGGACTCTTCTGTTTTagaattgttcaaagaaaGGATTTCGCAATTTGCAAAAATGTCAAGTGATGAACTCAAACAATATGATGAAAATTTAAATGAACTATTGAAAATGGTTATAACCCATGAAAAGTTTATTTTAAGGCATTGTTTTGAGAGTGTTAAATTACGGGACACCTCGATGATCGAGAACTTTTACATTTTATTCCAAAAGACAAGTAaagatttgaagttgaaactACTTCTTTATGACCTTTTGACTTCCCTAAAATCGTATATTCTGGATGGTATGAAAGAACAGTCATCTGCAAATATCAAGATGCCAGCTGTCTTGACAAATTTACCAAAGTTTGCAATTTCGTCATTCTTAGGGTCGGAAAACTCAGACGAAGactttgttgaaagagatCAACCTGAGCTTATCCATTTAGGACTATATGATGCGGAGAATAAGAAAGCATCTAATaagaaatattttgttttcaacaagaaaacaagtCAATTCGATTCCGCATTCCGGATTGAGCCATTCCAATACTTGGTCAATTACCAAGAGCCATTAGAAGGCTGTTTGAACAATACAAGTTTAAGCTTAGGTCTCTTCGATGCAAGATTGGAAAAGACTAATCCTTCATAA
- the ZRG17 gene encoding Zn(2+) transporter ZRG17 — MERGRDFTDSAPHTPVRMNCIEEEESGNSPPVLNLSLGEDVKDDGPVNSPFNNNSSSNSNARLSMFVADTPPTGRPNSFYNLQGENSSSSSLVATKGFTFGASSGAAAGSPAVTAAQAQGQGQAQGPGQSQEFHSHNKRHSFKYIPGPKLPPMSRTRSPVRKTRSPSPDRSSKRNSLLVENPFNFSSSTLQPPLLSSSSTITTANNSSSSAGANPNGGGSRSAMFRKGHRYKHSSVSMNFFQEPEVKEPLNIIKSLPVPDFKDLRNNLTWPKTHIQIFICVVELLVSLFVFQLGQVKEWKSLSTLSHFLSYDVLGGIFAILTELLSKFEIWKTGTITLPFGLNRIDVLLSFAFAISICFAGLDLIFHVLEEIAVLFAENSTSSDYHKEINEKIPHSHHTHVHEDQLLQWYSIIGLAAFISSLSYHFIFKSTQYKIKSSLITLSYLLYMSLYPILSHYHRGWDMIATTLMSTFISSYGIKVAKWTSTILLMGFSTTSLNDSFIADANIPDSKTNDVSEKMILKRSLSVSASTSHATPEVAAQNTLTPTQLNPMFVKSKIYDSILSLPIFKNTCSLKNQDLLISKVNFQLFIVIMRIEMKNGSNEEELELRIAVDKLIREYLPNVETTIEIERM, encoded by the coding sequence ATGGAAAGAGGAAGGGATTTTACGGACAGTGCGCCGCACACACCGGTTAGAATGAATTGTATAGAGGAGGAGGAGTCTGGAAATTCGCCGCCAGTGCTGAATCTGTCACTTGGGGAAGATGTGAAGGATGATGGGCCGGTGAATTCTCCgttcaataataatagcagCAGTAATAGTAATGCGAGATTGTCGATGTTTGTTGCTGATACTCCGCCTACAGGTAGGCCGAATTCGTTTTACAACCTGCAAGGCGAGAACAGCTCATCGAGTTCGTTGGTAGCGACGAAAGGGTTTACGTTTGGTGCGTCTTCTGGGGCAGCAGCGGGGTCTCCTGCGGTAACTGCGGCCCAAGcccaaggccaaggccaagcCCAAGGCCCAGGGCAAAGCCAGGAATTCCATTCGCATAACAAAAGACACTCGTTCAAATATATCCCGGGACCAAAACTGCCCCCAATGTCAAGGACCAGATCGCCAGTCAGAAAGACAAGGTCGCCTTCTCCTGATAGAAGCAGCAAAAGAAACTCACTCTTGGTGGAGAACCCTTTCAACTTTAGCTCTTCCACTTTGCAACCCCCTCTACTCTCATCATCCTCTACTATCACGACGGCCAATAACTCATCTTCAAGCGCAGGTGCCAATCCAAACGGAGGCGGAAGCCGGAGTGCGATGTTTCGTAAAGGTCATCGTTACAAGCATTCTTCCGTGTCCatgaacttcttccaagaacCAGAAGTCAAGGAACCTCTAAACATTATCAAATCTCTACCAGTACCCGATTTCAAAGACCTCAGAAACAACTTGACGTGGCCCAAAACACATATTCAGATTTTCATATGCGTGGTAGAACTCTTGGTCTCACTGTTTGTATTTCAACTAGGCCAAGTGAAGGAGTGGAAATCGCTCTCTACACTCTCGCATTTCCTCTCATACGATGTACTCGGAGGTATATTCGCCATTCTCACAGAGCTCCTTTCTAAGTTCGAAATCTGGAAAACGGGTACTATCACATTGCCCTTTGGGTTAAACAGAATTGATGTGCTTTTGTCATTTGCATTCGCAATTTCAATATGTTTCGCAGGCCTCGATTTAATATTTCATGTCCTTGAAGAAATAGCCGTTTTATTCGCTGAAAATAGCACATCTTCTGATTACCATAAGGAAATCAACGAAAAAATCCCACATTCTCACCACACACATGTCCATGAAGATCAACTACTGCAATGGTATTCCATAATAGGCCTAGCTGCCTTTATTTCGTCGTTGTCGTAccatttcatttttaaaTCAACGcaatataaaataaagagtTCGTTGATCACTTTGTCATATTTATTGTACATGTCTCTCTACCCCATATTATCCCACTATCACAGAGGATGGGATATGATAGCAACAACACTTATGTCTACTTTTATCTCAAGTTATGGTATTAAAGTTGCCAAGTGGACTTCTACCATTTTATTAATGGGATTTTCGACTACATCACTTAACGACTCCTTCATTGCCGATGCAAATATTCCTGATTCCAAGACTAACGATGTGTCTGAAAAAATGATCCTGAAAAGATCATTATCTGTATCAGCATCTACGTCACATGCAACACCAGAAGTCGCTGCTCAAAATACCTTGACTCCTACTCAATTGAATCCGATGTTTGttaaatcaaaaatatatgatTCAATACTATCATTACcaattttcaaaaacacaTGCTCTCTCAAGAACCAAGACCTTTTAATATCCAAAGTCAATTTCCAACTATTTATAGTTATTATGAgaattgaaatgaaaaatggtTCCAACGAGGAGGAGCTCGAACTCAGGATTGCAGTTGATAAATTGATAAGAGAGTATTTACCAAACGTAGAGACCACCATAGAGATAGAAAGGAtgtag
- the AHC2 gene encoding Ahc2p, which yields MNTDSCDDAGSHSEPFQQQFQQQALDESMDYRVLQQYRTHLNNTLTLKQHLLKQLTLLYSQLDECRNMQELMDVLMTQRQLLQSIFTLEKNTGASQAAPTVKWSKYGLDVEQYLVEMGRADLVERSGYPFHD from the coding sequence ATGAACACAGACTCTTGTGATGATGCGGGTTCGCACAGCGAACCCTTCCAACAGCAGTTTCAACAGCAAGCTTTGGATGAGAGTATGGATTATCGTGTCTTACAGCAATATCGCACTCACTTAAACAATACACTAACACTAAAACAGCATCTTTTGAAACAGCTCACGCTGCTCTACAGTCAGTTGGATGAGTGTAGGAACATGCAGGAGCTCATGGATGTCTTGATGACACAGAGACAGCTGCTACAGTCGATCTTCACGCTGGAAAAGAATACTGGTGCGTCGCAAGCGGCACCTACGGTAAAGTGGTCCAAGTACGGTCTGGATGTCGAGCAGTATCTTGTTGAAATGGGCCGAGCGGACTTGGTTGAACGTAGTGGATACCCGTTCCACGATTga